A single genomic interval of Croceibacter atlanticus HTCC2559 harbors:
- a CDS encoding mechanosensitive ion channel family protein produces MLLLQATTTNNELTIVESTVNFYNAFIAQLPAIGLGLLIIILGVIIGTWIGNFSRRRISARTQDPLMSKFLGKAIRFLFIVIAIMIGLRAAGLGGIATGILTAAGASAVVLGFAFKDIGENFIAGIILTFNRPFDVNDTVAIGDNFGKVKELEFRYTKLKTFDGKDVYIPNSDVLTEPVTNYTEDGFFRWDFIIGIAYEDNIEGAKKVVLEALRKEPNVVEDEEHVNFVIEDELATSTVNLKVFFWVDTYDFRRMALITKGNVVRNVKEALEEHGFYMPADIQEIKLYGGEKEFPVRIAQQLKEPKD; encoded by the coding sequence ATGTTACTATTACAAGCAACTACTACTAATAATGAATTAACAATAGTAGAGTCTACAGTAAACTTTTACAATGCGTTTATTGCACAACTTCCAGCAATAGGGTTAGGCTTGCTCATCATAATTTTAGGTGTAATCATAGGGACTTGGATAGGTAACTTCTCACGTAGGCGTATTTCTGCACGTACACAAGATCCTTTAATGAGTAAGTTTTTAGGAAAAGCTATACGGTTTCTCTTTATAGTTATTGCTATAATGATAGGATTACGTGCAGCAGGTTTGGGTGGTATTGCTACTGGTATATTAACTGCTGCAGGTGCAAGTGCCGTAGTGTTAGGTTTTGCCTTTAAGGATATAGGTGAAAATTTTATAGCAGGTATAATTCTTACGTTTAACAGACCATTTGATGTAAATGATACTGTAGCCATAGGCGATAATTTCGGAAAAGTAAAAGAGTTAGAGTTTCGGTATACAAAACTTAAAACCTTCGACGGTAAAGATGTGTATATTCCTAATAGTGACGTTCTTACAGAACCTGTAACCAATTATACAGAAGACGGATTTTTTAGATGGGATTTCATAATAGGAATAGCCTATGAAGATAATATTGAAGGAGCTAAAAAAGTAGTATTAGAGGCTTTGAGAAAAGAACCCAATGTTGTTGAAGATGAAGAACATGTAAATTTTGTGATAGAAGATGAACTTGCAACTAGTACAGTAAACTTAAAGGTGTTCTTTTGGGTAGACACCTATGATTTTAGGCGTATGGCACTTATTACCAAGGGAAATGTGGTAAGAAATGTAAAAGAAGCACTCGAAGAACACGGTTTCTATATGCCAGCAGATATTCAGGAAATTAAACTTTACGGTGGCGAAAAAGAATTTCCTGTTCGTATAGCACAACAGCTAAAAGAACCTAAAGACTAA
- a CDS encoding endonuclease/exonuclease/phosphatase family protein, whose amino-acid sequence MTKQHLYNAIKIFGCIVIVLTLFRFVSLDFWWVRIFDFPHVQLTCITATALALYFIKFDYKWLNDYIIIGGIIACFIFQISKIYPYTPLSSTEIGNVTEDEQHDSLKIYVANVLQKNKEPRFLIDEIKTANADVIILTETDKIWQKNIAPIVNARYPYQVEVPQDNTYGMLLYSRKELVNPKVMFMVDDGIPSIHTKVKLNNTQLVQLYAIHPTPPMPQHNPTSSDRDKEMMLTAQLASKSELPVIVTGDFNDVAWSQTTTLFQRISGLLDMRKGRGFFNTFNANNPLMRWPLDHMFVSEHFRVIEIGLGNDINSDHFPFYASLSFEPEKAAEQKMPPPTKDELSRMQEQIKGKPGFEMIDEITN is encoded by the coding sequence ATGACAAAACAACATCTCTACAACGCAATCAAAATTTTTGGTTGTATCGTTATCGTATTAACGCTTTTCAGGTTTGTCTCACTAGATTTTTGGTGGGTAAGAATATTCGATTTTCCACACGTACAACTTACCTGTATTACAGCGACAGCTTTAGCGTTATACTTTATAAAATTTGATTACAAATGGTTAAACGACTATATTATTATAGGCGGTATTATAGCTTGTTTTATCTTTCAGATCTCTAAAATTTATCCTTACACACCGTTGTCTTCTACAGAAATTGGAAATGTAACTGAAGACGAGCAGCACGACAGTTTAAAAATTTATGTGGCCAATGTTCTTCAAAAAAATAAAGAGCCTCGTTTTTTAATAGATGAGATTAAAACAGCAAATGCAGATGTTATTATTCTTACTGAAACAGATAAAATTTGGCAGAAAAATATTGCTCCTATTGTTAATGCGAGATATCCATATCAAGTAGAAGTACCACAAGACAATACTTATGGCATGCTACTTTATTCAAGAAAAGAACTTGTTAACCCTAAAGTGATGTTTATGGTAGATGATGGTATACCATCCATACACACCAAAGTAAAGCTAAACAACACACAGTTAGTGCAATTGTATGCTATACATCCTACGCCACCAATGCCGCAACACAATCCAACATCTTCAGATAGAGATAAGGAGATGATGCTTACAGCACAATTAGCTTCTAAATCTGAATTGCCAGTTATAGTAACAGGAGATTTTAATGATGTGGCGTGGTCACAAACTACAACATTATTTCAGCGTATAAGTGGTTTGTTGGATATGCGAAAGGGAAGAGGATTTTTTAATACATTTAATGCAAATAATCCTTTAATGCGCTGGCCTTTAGATCATATGTTTGTTTCTGAGCATTTTAGAGTTATAGAAATAGGCTTAGGAAATGATATAAACTCCGATCATTTTCCATTTTATGCCTCACTATCTTTTGAACCAGAAAAGGCAGCCGAACAAAAAATGCCTCCACCAACTAAAGATGAGTTGAGTAGGATGCAAGAGCAGATTAAAGGAAAGCCAGGCTTTGAGATGATAGATGAAATAACGAACTAA
- the tsaE gene encoding tRNA (adenosine(37)-N6)-threonylcarbamoyltransferase complex ATPase subunit type 1 TsaE encodes MTLTYKLSEIDDIAAQLIEMFKYKTILFEAEMGSGKTTLIKALASCLGVNDITGSPTFSLVNEYQGLTDKVYHFDLYRIEDEDELYDIGFEDYLTDNAYVFIEWPDIATPFLEDQVHTIKLLAINSDTRQLTLQ; translated from the coding sequence ATGACACTTACTTATAAGCTTTCAGAAATAGATGACATTGCAGCACAACTTATAGAAATGTTTAAGTATAAAACTATTTTATTTGAAGCAGAAATGGGATCTGGAAAAACTACTTTAATAAAAGCCTTAGCAAGTTGTTTAGGTGTAAATGATATTACAGGAAGTCCAACATTTTCTTTAGTAAATGAATATCAAGGATTAACTGATAAAGTATATCATTTTGATTTGTATAGAATTGAAGATGAAGATGAATTATATGATATTGGTTTTGAAGACTATCTTACAGATAACGCCTATGTTTTTATAGAATGGCCAGACATTGCCACGCCATTTTTGGAAGATCAAGTACACACCATTAAATTATTAGCAATCAATTCTGATACTAGGCAACTTACATTACAGTAA
- a CDS encoding mechanosensitive ion channel family protein yields MNMSINEKALSEYACFFQDLLTSQGMTVINATMLGVLLNCLVFGTAVYMLDRFLRWAIVEGFRAFTIKSKNTFDDHMLQTNFPRYVAHIIPVTLIKLALPYLVYDFPETLGFFTTIINIYVIFLAVRLLRSILRSTKYYLRTKEEYADKPIESYVQVLMIILWAIGIILVLSQLFGTSIKEFALSLGAVSAVILLIFKDTILGFVASIQISVNDIVRIGDWITFSKYGADGYVTEINLATVRVQNFDNTYTTIPTYSLISDSFQNWRGMQESKGRRIKRSIFIKQSSIRFLNDEDIERLKKIQLISPYLEHRQKEVMRFNRTHQIDKSHIVNGRNQTNLGVFRNYATAYLNENELINQNLFLMVRHLAPTEHGIPLEIFCYTHHKQWEKYELIMADIFDHLIAAIEYFDLEIFELPSGKDVQRALRND; encoded by the coding sequence ATGAATATGTCTATTAACGAGAAAGCGCTTTCTGAATACGCTTGCTTTTTTCAAGATTTGCTTACATCACAAGGTATGACGGTGATAAATGCAACTATGCTTGGCGTTTTATTAAACTGTCTGGTTTTTGGAACAGCAGTCTATATGCTAGATCGCTTTTTAAGATGGGCAATTGTTGAAGGTTTTAGAGCATTTACCATTAAAAGTAAAAATACTTTTGATGATCATATGTTGCAGACCAACTTTCCAAGGTATGTAGCACATATTATTCCTGTAACGTTAATAAAATTAGCGTTACCATATTTGGTTTACGATTTTCCAGAAACGCTAGGTTTCTTTACAACCATAATTAACATATACGTTATATTCCTTGCGGTACGCTTGTTAAGAAGTATTTTAAGAAGTACTAAATACTATTTAAGAACTAAAGAAGAGTATGCAGACAAACCTATAGAGAGCTATGTTCAAGTATTAATGATCATACTCTGGGCAATAGGAATTATATTAGTATTGTCTCAATTATTCGGTACTTCTATCAAAGAGTTTGCATTATCTCTTGGTGCAGTATCTGCAGTAATACTTTTAATATTTAAAGATACCATCCTAGGATTTGTGGCAAGTATACAAATTTCTGTTAATGACATTGTTAGGATTGGAGATTGGATAACCTTTAGCAAATATGGAGCAGACGGTTATGTTACAGAAATAAACCTTGCTACTGTACGCGTTCAAAATTTTGATAACACATATACTACCATTCCTACATACAGTCTTATTAGTGATTCTTTTCAGAATTGGAGAGGAATGCAGGAATCAAAAGGGCGTCGTATAAAACGTAGTATTTTTATTAAACAAAGTTCTATTCGATTTCTTAATGATGAAGATATTGAGCGTTTAAAGAAAATTCAGCTTATATCACCTTATTTAGAGCATAGACAAAAAGAAGTGATGCGTTTTAACAGAACACATCAAATAGATAAGTCTCACATTGTAAACGGTCGAAATCAAACTAACTTAGGAGTGTTTAGAAATTATGCAACTGCATATCTAAATGAAAATGAATTAATTAACCAAAATCTATTTTTAATGGTAAGGCACTTGGCACCTACAGAACATGGTATACCATTAGAGATATTTTGCTACACACACCATAAACAATGGGAGAAATACGAGCTTATTATGGCAGATATTTTTGACCATCTTATTGCAGCCATAGAGTATTTTGATTTAGAAATCTTCGAGTTGCCATCTGGAAAAGATGTACAACGTGCGCTAAGAAATGATTAA